A single Candidatus Methylarchaceae archaeon HK02M2 DNA region contains:
- a CDS encoding signal peptidase I, whose translation MIDRKDLFKTVSYVAIILIVMGAIWVVPRVALGTTTPFLSVSGPSMEPTLNDGDYIIIKADTFDSLSIGDIIVFYHPYDYKNEIIVHRIYDINLNSEQVLRTKGDNNNYPDPWYIEEEDYIGKFTGIKIPYLGYLAQLFPLPLNYALVIIILLIILLIELYPLRKEEDKENNMKIPRLTYV comes from the coding sequence ATGATCGATCGGAAAGATTTGTTTAAGACAGTTTCTTATGTGGCAATCATTTTGATTGTTATGGGAGCCATCTGGGTAGTGCCCAGAGTTGCATTAGGAACGACAACACCCTTTCTAAGTGTATCAGGCCCAAGTATGGAGCCAACTCTCAACGACGGTGACTATATTATCATTAAGGCCGACACTTTTGATTCTTTATCAATAGGCGATATCATCGTTTTCTACCACCCTTATGACTATAAAAATGAGATAATTGTACACCGTATTTACGATATAAATCTAAACTCTGAACAAGTCTTAAGAACTAAGGGCGATAACAATAACTATCCTGACCCTTGGTATATAGAAGAGGAAGATTATATAGGTAAGTTTACAGGCATTAAAATTCCCTATCTAGGGTACCTTGCCCAATTATTTCCCTTACCTCTGAATTATGCATTAGTTATAATCATTCTTTTAATTATATTGCTTATAGAATTATATCCATTAAGAAAAGAAGAAGATAAAGAAAATAATATGAAAATACCAAGACTAACTTATGTGTAA
- a CDS encoding restriction endonuclease: protein MRLMMINLIPHIIEGKINLRVLARNCGLNIDMLKEVLSYLESKNIAEIDENSVYFQKGGKILTAVSAVKMGSSVDEVSKVMNWKDFEEFTCFILSNNGYSVHQNFRLRHPRREIDILAIKDEKGLAIDCKHRYSTMGVSNISKVANAQIERVNELIKSEVKRRLNVSCVIPLIVTLYNEQIFFMNKVPIIPIDKFPHFLYELDGLLDMILIIK from the coding sequence ATGAGACTTATGATGATAAATTTAATTCCACATATTATAGAAGGAAAAATTAACTTAAGAGTTCTGGCTCGTAACTGTGGTCTTAATATAGATATGTTAAAGGAAGTATTAAGCTATCTCGAAAGTAAAAATATTGCTGAAATAGATGAAAATAGCGTTTACTTTCAAAAAGGAGGAAAGATCCTTACTGCAGTGTCAGCTGTGAAGATGGGCTCTTCTGTAGATGAAGTATCAAAAGTTATGAACTGGAAGGATTTTGAAGAATTTACTTGTTTTATCTTATCAAATAATGGGTATTCGGTCCATCAGAATTTTAGGTTGAGACACCCTCGAAGGGAGATAGACATCTTAGCAATTAAGGATGAGAAGGGTTTAGCCATAGATTGTAAACACCGTTACTCTACAATGGGAGTATCAAATATATCTAAAGTTGCAAATGCTCAAATTGAAAGGGTAAATGAATTAATTAAGAGTGAAGTAAAAAGAAGACTTAACGTATCATGTGTGATTCCATTGATAGTTACACTTTATAACGAACAAATATTTTTTATGAACAAAGTTCCTATAATTCCAATCGATAAGTTTCCACATTTTCTTTATGAGCTAGATGGCTTGCTCGATATGATTTTAATCATTAAATAA
- a CDS encoding Lrp/AsnC ligand binding domain-containing protein: MMITEMPVAFVLINTDLGTERDLLIKLGKIKNVEEAHFVYGVYDIIAKISADTMEEVKEIVAWKIRRLENVRSTLTMLVIETL, encoded by the coding sequence ATGATGATTACTGAAATGCCCGTTGCTTTCGTATTAATAAACACAGACCTTGGAACTGAAAGAGATTTACTTATAAAGCTTGGGAAGATTAAGAATGTAGAGGAAGCTCATTTTGTTTATGGTGTCTATGATATTATAGCAAAAATATCAGCAGATACTATGGAAGAAGTCAAAGAGATAGTTGCATGGAAAATTAGACGTTTAGAGAATGTCAGATCAACACTTACAATGTTAGTAATTGAAACTTTATAA